The Kitasatospora setae KM-6054 genome contains a region encoding:
- a CDS encoding helix-turn-helix domain-containing protein, producing the protein MTIDPEQLGRSKSDLAKELRELRERAGLTGVRLAGLCSMSQGTISKIETGKKIPTLTEVELILRAVNAPEDVIAEISALARSANTQWQDVRASWRLGLEKRQSELAALESGARELRFFLPAMLTGLLATPEYVRASLDYSPGDISKTVARKLERQTVLYDASKTFTFMLTEQAVKWAVVGPMAMSVQIERLAALSHLPNIRIGVIPFGSLLSRGPMNTFTVYDDRLVTVETFTGRMVFQDPRDVAEHLEVFSTYEGAAVFDEKARTQLYEWSEMYRRDI; encoded by the coding sequence GTGACAATAGATCCTGAGCAGCTTGGACGGTCGAAGTCCGACCTGGCCAAGGAATTGCGAGAACTACGCGAGCGAGCCGGCCTCACTGGGGTCCGGCTCGCTGGGCTTTGTTCGATGTCTCAAGGCACGATCAGTAAAATTGAGACCGGCAAGAAGATTCCGACGCTCACCGAGGTCGAGCTCATCCTGCGGGCTGTGAATGCGCCGGAAGACGTTATTGCCGAAATATCGGCCCTGGCGCGAAGTGCAAATACGCAGTGGCAGGACGTCAGGGCGTCGTGGCGGCTGGGACTGGAGAAGCGGCAGTCTGAGCTTGCAGCACTGGAGTCAGGTGCCCGTGAGCTGCGATTCTTCCTGCCGGCCATGCTTACGGGCCTGCTGGCCACGCCGGAATATGTCAGGGCGAGCTTGGATTACTCGCCGGGTGATATTTCCAAGACAGTGGCGCGGAAGCTGGAAAGGCAGACAGTTCTCTACGACGCTTCGAAAACTTTCACCTTCATGCTCACCGAGCAGGCTGTGAAGTGGGCCGTAGTTGGCCCAATGGCCATGTCGGTTCAGATCGAGCGACTCGCGGCACTCTCTCATCTTCCGAACATTCGAATCGGTGTGATCCCGTTCGGATCTCTACTCAGTCGTGGTCCTATGAATACCTTTACCGTCTACGATGATCGGCTGGTAACGGTTGAGACGTTCACTGGACGGATGGTCTTTCAGGACCCCCGGGACGTAGCCGAGCACCTCGAAGTATTTTCGACATATGAGGGTGCAGCAGTCTTCGACGAGAAGGCTCGGACGCAGCTCTACGAATGGTCGGAGATGTATCGCAGAGATATTTAG
- a CDS encoding condensation domain-containing protein, producing MPVTTHRQLTHTGGTTGEGPASWGQFAIWEALQRLRPADHAYNIRLDGPVEPAQPLDAVERALSGLLEIHDALRTRLLPGPDGTLRQVLDGSGTTTLHLRECSPRETAATGEALAAELWRQSFDYAAQWPVRFGAVLAEGRVRHVVAVFSHTAIDAWGLPRIRADLAALAEGRSPAEIRTAARAVQPMEQAAGQNSERGRRLDTAARRHWRATAVDAAVPDRPVPADAFAEGPRYRRAHLVSPALPGALARICAAHGTTSANVLLAAVSRELAAWAGTGRCGLQLMVNNRFLPGHAQATGPLAMEGYFAVRTDPAEDFTALLERTWRAAMTTYRSAYYDKRTLTADLAEFADHPGVAFERSCWYNDQRTSTPADPAAGTGTAPRPSTLHWEDATDHGGGVAYALHAADVPGGAIEVAMTADRRLLAAADIEQILHGVERTVLAAAAAAAGA from the coding sequence GTGCCCGTCACCACCCACCGGCAGCTCACCCACACCGGTGGCACCACCGGCGAAGGACCTGCCAGCTGGGGCCAGTTCGCGATCTGGGAAGCACTCCAGCGACTGCGCCCGGCAGACCACGCCTACAACATCCGGCTGGACGGGCCGGTCGAGCCGGCCCAGCCGCTGGACGCGGTCGAGCGGGCCCTGTCCGGCCTCCTGGAGATCCACGACGCGCTGCGCACCCGCCTGCTGCCCGGACCGGACGGCACCCTCCGCCAGGTCCTGGACGGCTCCGGCACGACCACACTGCACCTGCGCGAGTGCTCCCCCCGGGAGACGGCCGCCACCGGCGAGGCCCTGGCCGCCGAACTCTGGCGGCAGTCCTTCGACTACGCCGCGCAGTGGCCGGTCAGGTTCGGCGCCGTCCTGGCGGAAGGCCGGGTCCGGCACGTGGTGGCGGTGTTCTCGCACACCGCGATCGACGCCTGGGGCCTGCCCCGGATCCGCGCGGACCTGGCCGCCCTCGCCGAAGGCCGCTCCCCGGCGGAGATCCGGACCGCCGCCCGCGCCGTCCAACCGATGGAACAGGCGGCCGGGCAGAACTCCGAACGCGGCCGCCGCCTCGACACCGCCGCCCGCCGACACTGGCGGGCCACCGCCGTCGACGCCGCCGTCCCGGACCGTCCCGTCCCCGCCGACGCCTTCGCCGAGGGCCCCCGCTACCGCCGCGCCCACCTGGTCTCGCCCGCCCTGCCCGGCGCCCTCGCCCGGATCTGCGCCGCGCACGGCACGACCTCGGCCAACGTCCTGCTGGCGGCGGTCTCCCGGGAACTCGCCGCCTGGGCGGGCACCGGCCGCTGCGGGCTCCAACTGATGGTCAACAACCGCTTCCTGCCCGGCCACGCCCAGGCCACCGGCCCGCTCGCGATGGAAGGCTACTTCGCGGTGCGCACCGACCCCGCCGAAGACTTCACGGCCCTGCTCGAACGCACCTGGCGGGCCGCGATGACGACCTACCGCAGCGCCTACTACGACAAGCGGACGCTGACCGCGGACCTCGCCGAGTTCGCCGACCACCCGGGCGTCGCCTTCGAACGCTCCTGCTGGTACAACGACCAGCGCACCTCCACCCCCGCCGACCCGGCCGCGGGCACCGGCACCGCTCCCCGCCCCTCCACCCTGCACTGGGAGGACGCCACCGACCACGGCGGCGGCGTCGCCTACGCGCTGCACGCTGCCGACGTCCCCGGCGGCGCGATCGAGGTCGCGATGACCGCCGACCGGCGTCTGCTCGCCGCTGCCGACATCGAACAGATCCTGCACGGCGTCGAACGCACCGTCCTGGCCGCAGCCGCAGCCGCAGCCGGGGCTTGA
- a CDS encoding DUF3987 domain-containing protein, producing the protein MNEITLYGPIGQAVQEVSPYVECDPIGVYVAALSMWSAAIGQKVTVSSRGNSRPALVWSALVGGTGKGKGTALRAAQHIVRPAIGRFLEVNTTSGITSGASLVNYLAEQAEATEETEAGRDVRALVIEEEWSEVLRRVKRDPSFTAKLRSAWDGAPIRNTTKEGAQAVEDPALVLHTHITPSDWTKYVGDTEAAGGSYNRIMPFSLRSVPMLDDDNTTLPEVDGWDLADAYAWATARNRAISLADDARQLWHTIRRYARIISETLPETQAVYVERTAEQTIRVAACLAASEQSETITRARLSAAFSLVRHSVRCAVGITGGAEAAKPARRVPTLAEKVRARIEMHGGRARSSDLLPFVGASAEQVKALPGIRVTLDRSGLGRPATVYTLTDDEPGHSPLGRPETRRDDTPATVVRIDAYRPARTAPATPAPLPGTGPSTNPFRALI; encoded by the coding sequence TTGAACGAGATCACGTTGTACGGCCCCATCGGACAGGCCGTGCAGGAGGTCAGCCCGTACGTGGAGTGCGATCCGATCGGCGTCTACGTGGCGGCGCTCAGCATGTGGTCGGCGGCCATCGGCCAGAAGGTCACCGTGTCCAGCCGGGGCAACTCCCGCCCCGCCCTGGTGTGGTCGGCCCTGGTCGGCGGGACCGGCAAGGGCAAGGGCACCGCGCTACGGGCCGCCCAGCACATCGTGCGCCCGGCCATCGGCCGGTTCCTCGAAGTGAACACCACCTCCGGCATCACCTCCGGCGCGTCCCTGGTCAACTACCTCGCCGAGCAGGCCGAGGCCACCGAGGAGACGGAGGCCGGACGGGACGTCCGGGCCCTGGTCATCGAAGAGGAGTGGTCCGAAGTGCTGCGCCGGGTGAAGCGCGACCCGTCGTTCACAGCCAAGCTGCGGAGCGCCTGGGACGGTGCCCCGATCCGCAACACCACCAAGGAAGGCGCACAGGCCGTCGAGGACCCCGCCCTGGTACTGCACACCCACATCACCCCCTCCGACTGGACCAAGTACGTCGGCGACACGGAGGCCGCCGGAGGGTCCTACAACCGCATCATGCCCTTCAGCCTGCGGTCGGTCCCGATGCTGGACGACGACAACACCACCCTGCCCGAGGTGGACGGCTGGGACCTGGCCGACGCCTACGCCTGGGCCACCGCCCGCAACAGGGCGATCAGCCTCGCCGACGACGCCCGTCAGCTCTGGCACACCATCCGCCGCTACGCCCGCATCATCTCCGAGACCCTGCCCGAGACCCAGGCCGTCTACGTCGAGCGCACCGCCGAACAAACGATCCGGGTAGCGGCCTGCCTGGCAGCCTCCGAACAGTCCGAGACGATCACTCGCGCCCGACTGTCCGCCGCGTTCTCCCTCGTGCGCCACAGCGTCCGATGCGCAGTCGGCATCACCGGAGGGGCAGAGGCCGCCAAGCCCGCCCGCCGGGTACCCACGCTGGCGGAGAAGGTCCGGGCCCGGATCGAGATGCACGGCGGCCGGGCACGATCCTCCGACCTGCTGCCCTTCGTCGGGGCCTCCGCCGAACAGGTCAAGGCACTGCCCGGGATCAGGGTCACCCTCGACCGCTCCGGCCTCGGCCGACCCGCCACCGTCTACACCCTCACCGACGACGAACCCGGTCACTCTCCGCTCGGCCGGCCGGAAACCCGCCGTGACGACACCCCCGCCACAGTCGTCCGCATCGACGCCTACCGGCCCGCTCGAACCGCACCGGCCACACCCGCTCCCCTCCCCGGGACGGGACCGTCCACCAACCCCTTCCGCGCGCTGATCTGA
- a CDS encoding DUF6879 family protein → MLLDGSSWREYFDAMERSAWRLETRPVYTMPQEAEAIRRFQEGRPVTAADTAAWTERLQGYRSTGRTVGRVHVVTRPLTDYLRFEFAHYWHNVGAGEDVRILDLTDRENPGLPDQDFWLFDDSRVVLMNYRPDGTQISREVFEGDHRTYVDWKRLAIAESVPFAEYMKSAIE, encoded by the coding sequence GTGCTCTTGGATGGAAGTAGCTGGCGGGAGTACTTCGACGCCATGGAACGGAGCGCGTGGCGTCTGGAGACGCGCCCCGTTTACACGATGCCGCAGGAGGCGGAAGCCATCCGAAGGTTCCAGGAGGGGCGGCCCGTCACGGCTGCCGATACCGCCGCGTGGACGGAACGGCTCCAGGGCTACCGCAGTACCGGGCGGACCGTCGGGCGCGTGCATGTGGTGACACGCCCGCTGACGGACTATCTCCGGTTCGAATTCGCCCACTACTGGCACAACGTCGGAGCGGGCGAGGACGTCAGGATCCTCGACCTGACCGACAGGGAGAATCCAGGTCTTCCGGATCAAGACTTCTGGCTGTTCGACGATTCCCGCGTGGTGCTCATGAACTATCGCCCCGATGGGACACAGATCAGCCGTGAGGTGTTCGAGGGCGACCACCGGACTTATGTTGATTGGAAGAGGCTGGCCATTGCCGAGTCAGTCCCTTTCGCAGAGTACATGAAGAGTGCGATTGAGTGA